Proteins from one Buchnera aphidicola (Cinara laricifoliae) genomic window:
- the gyrA gene encoding DNA gyrase subunit A, with protein sequence MKDIAQEIKQVNIEDELKRSYLDYAMSVIIGRALPDVRDGLKPVHRRILFAMNVLKNEWNKPYKKSARIVGDVIGKYHPHGDSAVYDAIVRMAQPFSLRYTLIDGQGNFGSIDGDSAAAMRYTEIRMSKITNEMLSDLKKNTVNFVLNYDGTEKIPEILPAKIPNLLINGSSGIAVGMATNIPPHNLKEVINGCIAYHNNPSITLKKLMMNIPGPDFPTAGIIYGKNGIEDAYRTGKGKISIRSKYSIEINNKNKKESLIIHELPYQVNKSKLIEKIALLIKEKKILGISAIRDESDKDGMRIVIEIKKDFITKIILNQLYTMTSLQTSFGINMVALSSGQPKQMSLKNILKEFIEHRKKIITRKYLFKIKKYTKRIHILKGFYVALNNINKIIEAIKSANNNKNARKKLKKIIWTNKITINYNNELHKNLSNFNFSKKQVHAILDIKLNKLTKLEKNNIFNEYQDLSKKKIKLKNILSNPHKLKKIINNELLKIKKQFSDVRRTTIISKTSEINMEDVIVKESVVVTLSHSGYVKYQPISDYNAQKRGGKGKSAAKTKEEDHIENLLVANSHDTILCFSSRGILYWMKVYQLPETSRHARGRPIINLLPLTQKERITTILPISKYKSSINIVMATTLGFIKKTPLSQFKKPRNAGIIAINLRKNDELIGAALTNGNNNILMFTSKGKVVQFCENEIRNMGRTASGIKGIKILDNDQLVSLLIPNKKDDILIVTENGYGKRTKINQFPIKSRATKGVISIRVTPKNGVVIGAIQVHHDNQIMIITNAGTLVRTRVSEIAILKRNTQGVILIRTTKKEKVVGLQKLSLNPL encoded by the coding sequence ATGAAAGACATTGCTCAAGAAATCAAACAGGTCAATATTGAAGATGAACTAAAAAGATCTTACCTTGATTATGCTATGTCTGTAATCATTGGTCGTGCATTACCTGATGTACGAGACGGACTAAAACCTGTACATCGTAGAATATTATTTGCTATGAATGTATTAAAAAATGAATGGAATAAACCATATAAAAAATCTGCACGTATTGTAGGTGATGTCATTGGTAAATACCATCCTCATGGAGATTCTGCAGTATACGATGCTATTGTACGAATGGCACAACCATTTTCATTGAGATACACATTAATTGATGGACAAGGAAATTTTGGGTCTATTGATGGAGACTCCGCTGCTGCAATGAGATATACAGAAATACGTATGTCTAAAATTACAAACGAAATGTTAAGCGATTTAAAGAAAAATACAGTTAATTTTGTTTTAAATTATGATGGTACTGAAAAAATACCTGAAATTTTACCTGCTAAAATTCCTAATTTACTTATTAACGGATCATCTGGAATTGCAGTTGGTATGGCTACTAATATCCCTCCTCATAATTTAAAAGAAGTTATTAACGGATGTATTGCATATCATAATAATCCATCAATTACATTAAAAAAATTAATGATGAATATTCCGGGACCTGATTTTCCAACAGCAGGTATAATTTACGGAAAAAACGGAATTGAAGATGCTTATCGTACTGGTAAGGGAAAAATATCCATTAGATCTAAATATTCTATTGAAATTAATAATAAAAACAAAAAAGAATCATTAATAATTCACGAATTACCATATCAAGTTAATAAATCTAAATTAATTGAAAAGATTGCTTTGTTAATAAAAGAAAAAAAAATTCTCGGTATTTCTGCTATTCGCGATGAATCAGATAAAGATGGTATGAGAATTGTAATAGAAATAAAAAAAGATTTTATAACCAAAATAATTCTTAATCAATTATACACAATGACTTCATTACAAACCTCTTTTGGAATCAATATGGTTGCACTTTCATCAGGACAACCAAAACAAATGAGTTTAAAAAATATTTTAAAAGAATTCATTGAACATAGAAAAAAAATTATTACTCGAAAGTACTTATTTAAAATAAAAAAATATACAAAAAGGATACATATCCTAAAAGGATTTTATGTTGCATTAAATAATATTAATAAAATCATTGAAGCAATAAAATCTGCAAATAATAATAAAAATGCTAGAAAAAAATTAAAAAAAATTATTTGGACCAATAAAATAACTATTAATTATAATAATGAACTTCATAAGAATCTATCGAATTTTAATTTTAGTAAAAAACAAGTACATGCAATTTTAGATATTAAATTAAACAAACTAACTAAATTAGAAAAAAATAATATTTTTAATGAATATCAAGATTTAAGTAAAAAAAAAATCAAATTAAAAAATATATTATCAAATCCTCATAAATTAAAAAAAATTATAAATAATGAATTATTAAAAATAAAAAAACAATTTTCTGATGTACGAAGAACTACAATTATTAGCAAAACATCTGAAATAAATATGGAAGACGTTATAGTAAAAGAAAGTGTAGTAGTAACATTATCACATTCTGGATACGTAAAATATCAACCAATTTCTGATTATAACGCACAAAAAAGAGGAGGAAAAGGAAAATCAGCCGCTAAAACTAAAGAAGAAGACCATATAGAAAATTTATTAGTTGCTAATTCCCATGATACAATTCTCTGTTTTTCAAGCAGAGGTATACTTTACTGGATGAAAGTATATCAATTACCAGAAACCAGTCGTCATGCTCGCGGACGACCTATAATTAACTTACTACCTTTAACCCAAAAAGAAAGAATAACAACAATTTTACCTATATCTAAATATAAATCCTCAATCAATATTGTTATGGCTACTACCTTAGGATTTATAAAAAAAACACCATTAAGTCAATTTAAAAAACCACGAAATGCAGGAATAATTGCTATTAATTTACGAAAAAACGATGAATTAATCGGTGCAGCATTAACTAATGGAAATAATAATATTTTAATGTTTACTTCTAAAGGAAAAGTAGTTCAATTTTGTGAAAATGAAATAAGAAATATGGGACGCACTGCTTCTGGAATTAAAGGGATAAAAATTCTTGATAACGATCAATTAGTGTCTCTACTCATACCCAATAAAAAAGATGATATTCTTATAGTTACTGAAAATGGATATGGTAAAAGAACTAAAATAAACCAATTTCCTATTAAATCACGCGCAACTAAAGGCGTAATTTCTATTAGAGTCACACCTAAGAATGGAGTTGTTATTGGTGCTATACAAGTACATCATGATAATCAAATAATGATAATTACAAATGCAGGAACTCTTGTTAGAACTCGAGTATCTGAAATTGCTATTTTAAAAAGAAATACTCAAGGAGTTATTTTGATTCGAACCACAAAAAAAGAAAAAGTTGTTGGTTTACAAAAACTCTCACTTAATCCTTTGTAA
- a CDS encoding peroxiredoxin: MILVSKQAPDFTAPAILSDGKIINNFNFYKYKNGKITVLFFWPMDFTFVCPSELIAFNNLYHKFKDRDINIIGVSVDSVYTHNAWRNTSPNEGGIGTIQFPMISDITKKIQKSYGIEHKELKIALRASFVIDHDNIVRHQSINDLPIGRNIPDILRIIDALKFYTEFGEVCPANWSPGKEAIIATPDGIKKYLSKNFKKI; encoded by the coding sequence ATGATTTTAGTATCAAAACAAGCTCCCGATTTTACTGCACCAGCTATCTTATCTGATGGAAAAATAATAAATAATTTTAATTTTTATAAATATAAAAATGGAAAAATAACAGTATTATTTTTTTGGCCAATGGATTTTACATTTGTATGTCCATCAGAATTAATAGCATTCAATAATTTATATCATAAATTTAAAGATAGGGACATTAATATTATCGGTGTCTCTGTTGATTCAGTATATACACATAATGCATGGCGTAATACTTCACCAAATGAAGGAGGTATTGGAACCATACAATTTCCAATGATATCCGATATCACTAAAAAAATACAAAAATCTTATGGAATTGAACATAAAGAATTAAAAATTGCATTACGAGCTTCTTTTGTAATAGATCATGACAATATCGTTCGACATCAATCTATTAATGATCTTCCAATTGGTCGTAATATACCAGATATATTAAGAATAATTGATGCGCTTAAATTTTATACAGAGTTTGGTGAAGTTTGTCCAGCTAATTGGAGTCCAGGAAAAGAAGCAATTATTGCAACACCAGATGGAATAAAAAAATATTTATCTAAAAATTTTAAAAAAATATAA
- the grpE gene encoding nucleotide exchange factor GrpE codes for MQKKIKTEKKNIINKTLSTDSEQKKIISNIDKTKKKIIKLIKEKKNIKLRYYADIDNFIKQNEKEIKLIQNDKFKNFLKSITPIIDKIDYLVKISINSNSIQNTIIEGIQLTFNLFEKNLKTWNISRINKTNIPFNPEIHILAKNNQITDSTNNKIVKKIKKNGYIFKKEVIQKAIVTI; via the coding sequence ATGCAAAAAAAAATAAAAACAGAAAAAAAAAATATTATAAATAAAACACTATCTACAGATAGTGAACAAAAAAAAATAATAAGTAATATTGATAAAACAAAAAAAAAAATAATTAAATTAATCAAGGAAAAAAAAAATATAAAGTTAAGATATTATGCTGACATTGATAATTTTATCAAACAAAATGAAAAAGAAATAAAATTAATTCAAAATGATAAATTTAAAAATTTTTTAAAATCTATAACACCTATTATTGATAAAATTGACTATCTAGTAAAAATATCAATAAATTCAAATTCCATACAAAATACAATTATAGAAGGTATACAATTAACCTTTAATTTATTTGAAAAAAATCTAAAAACATGGAATATATCACGAATTAATAAAACCAATATACCGTTTAATCCAGAAATACATATACTCGCTAAAAATAACCAAATAACTGATAGTACCAACAATAAAATAGTTAAAAAAATAAAAAAAAATGGATATATATTTAAAAAAGAAGTAATTCAAAAAGCTATAGTCACTATATAA
- the grxD gene encoding Grx4 family monothiol glutaredoxin encodes MKDVFKKIDQQLSDNNIILYMKGSPEHPSCGFSARAVQILSSYTSNFIYIDVLQHNDIRLSLPKYANWPTFPQLWINKKLIGGCDIILELSKSGELLRLIQSCKKNINKN; translated from the coding sequence ATGAAAGACGTTTTTAAAAAAATAGATCAACAATTAAGTGATAATAATATTATTCTATATATGAAAGGGTCTCCAGAACATCCTAGTTGTGGATTTTCTGCTAGAGCAGTTCAAATATTATCTTCGTATACTTCAAATTTTATTTATATTGATGTATTACAACATAACGATATCCGTTTATCTTTACCTAAGTATGCTAATTGGCCGACTTTTCCGCAATTATGGATTAATAAGAAATTAATAGGAGGATGTGATATAATTTTAGAATTATCAAAAAGTGGTGAATTATTACGTTTAATACAGAGCTGTAAAAAAAATATTAATAAAAATTAA
- the rnt gene encoding ribonuclease T, producing MYIKKKSRFTIKNRFRGFYPVVIDIESAGFQPKTDALLEIAIITLKMNKLGWLTIDDTLHFHIIPFKGSTIKAESVAFNKIDPFNPLRGAVSEKDALKSIFKLVKKKININNCKKGILVAHNANFDHQFLMAATKRVKIIKNPFHLFTTFDTAALSGLIFGQTVLAKACQIAGIPFDTTQAHSALYDAMQTAYLFCELVNRWKRLDGWPPNISHRQKTDEI from the coding sequence ATGTATATAAAAAAAAAATCACGATTCACTATAAAAAATCGATTTAGAGGATTTTATCCAGTTGTTATAGATATAGAAAGTGCAGGATTTCAACCTAAAACAGATGCTTTATTAGAAATTGCCATTATAACATTGAAAATGAATAAATTGGGGTGGTTAACTATAGATGATACTCTACATTTTCATATTATACCTTTTAAAGGATCTACTATAAAAGCAGAATCCGTAGCGTTCAATAAAATTGATCCTTTTAATCCCCTTAGAGGAGCTGTTAGCGAAAAAGATGCTCTAAAAAGTATCTTTAAACTAGTTAAAAAAAAAATTAATATTAATAATTGTAAAAAAGGAATATTAGTAGCTCACAACGCAAATTTTGACCATCAATTTTTAATGGCAGCAACTAAAAGAGTCAAAATTATTAAAAATCCATTTCATCTCTTTACTACTTTTGATACAGCTGCACTTAGTGGATTAATATTTGGTCAAACAGTATTAGCAAAAGCATGCCAAATAGCTGGAATACCTTTCGATACTACACAAGCACACTCTGCATTATATGATGCAATGCAAACTGCATATCTTTTTTGTGAATTAGTTAATCGATGGAAACGATTAGATGGATGGCCTCCAAACATATCTCACCGTCAAAAAACCGATGAGATATAA
- the pth gene encoding aminoacyl-tRNA hydrolase: protein MSTIKMIVGLGNFSDQYNHTRHNVGYWFIDMLSDFYKISFNFKKKFLGYISNIILNNHKIYFLKPYLFMNLNGHSVHALSHFYKINLSDILIVRDELDLFPGVLKIKFGTSHNGHNGVKSIVNCFVNKNNFMQLCIGIGRPKQKKNVSKFVLSIPDVIEMNMIKKAIFKFILLTKNKIYKKNFLINKMITTTA from the coding sequence TTGAGTACAATAAAAATGATTGTAGGTCTTGGTAATTTTTCGGATCAGTATAATCATACAAGACATAATGTAGGATATTGGTTTATTGATATGTTATCTGATTTTTATAAAATTTCATTTAATTTTAAAAAAAAATTTTTAGGATATATTTCTAATATTATATTAAATAATCATAAAATTTATTTTTTAAAACCATATCTTTTTATGAATTTAAACGGTCATTCTGTGCATGCTTTATCACATTTTTATAAAATTAACTTATCTGATATTTTAATTGTACGAGATGAATTAGATTTATTTCCTGGAGTTTTAAAAATAAAATTTGGTACAAGTCATAACGGTCATAATGGTGTTAAAAGTATTGTAAACTGTTTTGTAAATAAAAATAATTTTATGCAATTATGTATTGGTATTGGTCGTCCTAAACAAAAAAAAAATGTATCAAAATTTGTATTAAGTATTCCAGATGTAATAGAAATGAATATGATTAAAAAAGCAATATTTAAATTTATTTTATTAACTAAAAATAAAATTTATAAAAAAAATTTTTTGATAAATAAAATGATTACTACAACTGCATAA
- the ychF gene encoding redox-regulated ATPase YchF, with amino-acid sequence MVYKFGLIGLPNVGKSALFNKITKLNIPSKNFPFCTIEPNIGVVSVFDSRLKKLADCVSAINIVYSTVVLIDIAGLVQGASTGEGLGNKFLEKIKECHALIQVVRLFDNNDIIHVYGNVNPSRDIDIINTELLLSDLDLCEKIVQRYITSGKNKEFDNNFIINLVRRCICKLQSGISLRNVIFTTEELNILKKYQFLTLKPMIYVLNMMNHIDSSIYIDKFCKDNHIDVSTVFPISLYNENKIMLNNINNKSSNKNNFHCNSLDNNKFIKKLCDFLYLKTFFTAGPKEARSWIFQAEKTAIQIADLIHSDFSKGFIRAQVISYNDFINHRNINEIKRLGKIRSEGKKYVIQDGDIINFLFNV; translated from the coding sequence GTGGTGTATAAATTTGGTCTTATTGGTTTACCTAATGTAGGAAAATCAGCATTATTTAATAAAATAACAAAATTAAATATTCCCTCAAAAAATTTTCCTTTTTGTACAATTGAACCAAATATTGGGGTAGTATCAGTTTTTGATAGTCGATTAAAAAAACTTGCTGACTGTGTTTCGGCTATAAATATAGTTTATAGTACTGTTGTTTTAATTGATATCGCGGGATTAGTTCAAGGAGCTTCTACAGGAGAAGGGTTAGGAAATAAATTTTTAGAAAAAATTAAAGAATGTCATGCCCTTATACAAGTTGTTCGTTTATTTGATAATAATGATATTATTCATGTATATGGTAATGTTAATCCATCACGTGATATTGATATTATCAATACAGAATTATTATTATCTGATCTTGATTTATGTGAAAAAATTGTTCAGCGATATATTACTTCAGGAAAAAATAAAGAATTTGATAATAATTTTATTATTAATTTGGTGCGACGTTGTATATGCAAGTTACAATCTGGAATTTCTTTAAGAAATGTTATCTTTACAACAGAAGAATTAAATATATTAAAAAAATATCAATTTTTAACTTTAAAACCGATGATTTATGTTTTAAATATGATGAATCATATAGATTCAAGTATTTACATAGATAAATTTTGTAAAGATAATCACATTGATGTATCTACTGTATTTCCTATTTCATTATATAATGAAAACAAAATTATGTTAAATAATATTAATAATAAATCATCTAATAAAAATAATTTTCATTGTAATAGTTTAGATAATAATAAATTCATTAAAAAGTTATGTGATTTTTTATATTTAAAAACTTTTTTTACTGCAGGACCAAAAGAAGCAAGATCATGGATATTTCAGGCAGAAAAAACAGCTATTCAAATAGCTGATTTGATTCATAGTGATTTTTCTAAAGGGTTTATCAGGGCTCAAGTTATTTCATATAATGATTTTATAAATCATCGTAATATTAATGAAATTAAAAGATTAGGAAAAATACGTAGCGAAGGAAAAAAATATGTTATTCAAGATGGTGATATTATAAATTTTTTATTTAATGTATAA
- the thrC gene encoding threonine synthase produces the protein MKLYNLKDNNEEVNFLNAIQCGLGKKQGLFFPKYLPKFNSHDLKKLINMDFITRSTHILSHFISDEISLTDLKNQIKSAFSFTKPIIIPVTKNISCLELFHGPTLAFKDFGARFMATMLSYWKNENSTMTILTATSGDTGAAVAHAFYRMHNIRVVILYPKGRISTLQEKLFCTLGKNIHTIAIDGSFDDCQYLVKQSFNDKKLKNKIGLNSANSINISRLLAQICYYFEAFALIPDKYHNDIVISVPCGNFGNLTAGLIAKSLGLPIKSFIAATNANDTVPRFLKNGVWNPHNTVSTISNAMDISQPNNWPRVEELFKRKKWNLQNLKSKSISDHKTKKTLQELYKIGYISEPHAAIAYRALKKNIKKTDFGLFLGTAHPSKFQDTVEKILKIKLQLPDSLQSRVNLKNFSHPMKPNFLILKNFLLTQI, from the coding sequence ATGAAATTATATAATCTAAAAGACAATAACGAAGAAGTAAATTTTTTAAATGCTATTCAATGTGGTTTAGGAAAAAAACAAGGATTATTTTTTCCAAAATATTTACCAAAATTTAATTCTCATGATTTAAAAAAATTAATAAATATGGATTTCATTACTCGTAGTACCCATATACTTTCACATTTTATATCTGATGAAATATCATTAACTGATCTTAAGAATCAAATCAAATCTGCATTTTCCTTTACTAAACCAATTATTATACCAGTTACTAAAAATATATCATGTTTAGAATTATTTCATGGACCAACACTAGCATTTAAGGATTTTGGAGCAAGATTTATGGCTACTATGCTCTCATATTGGAAAAATGAAAATTCTACTATGACAATATTAACTGCTACATCAGGTGATACCGGTGCTGCTGTTGCTCATGCATTTTATCGTATGCATAACATTCGTGTTGTAATATTATATCCTAAAGGAAGAATTAGTACATTACAAGAAAAATTATTCTGTACTTTAGGAAAAAATATACATACAATTGCGATTGACGGTAGTTTTGATGATTGTCAATATTTAGTTAAACAATCATTTAATGACAAAAAATTAAAAAATAAAATTGGTTTAAATTCTGCTAATTCAATTAATATTAGTCGATTATTAGCTCAAATTTGTTATTATTTTGAAGCATTTGCATTAATACCTGATAAATATCATAATGATATAGTTATATCTGTACCCTGTGGTAATTTTGGAAATTTAACCGCGGGATTAATTGCAAAATCATTAGGATTACCTATAAAATCTTTCATTGCAGCTACTAATGCAAATGATACAGTACCGCGATTTTTAAAAAATGGAGTTTGGAATCCACACAATACTGTTTCTACTATTTCAAATGCTATGGATATTAGCCAACCTAATAACTGGCCAAGAGTAGAAGAACTATTCAAACGAAAAAAATGGAATTTACAAAACTTAAAATCTAAAAGTATATCTGATCATAAAACCAAAAAAACACTTCAAGAGTTATATAAAATTGGATATATATCTGAACCACATGCCGCTATAGCATATAGAGCATTAAAAAAAAATATAAAAAAAACAGATTTTGGATTATTTTTAGGAACCGCCCATCCTTCAAAATTTCAAGATACAGTAGAAAAAATTTTAAAAATTAAACTACAATTGCCTGATTCTCTACAATCAAGAGTCAATTTAAAAAATTTTTCACATCCAATGAAACCAAATTTCTTAATATTAAAAAATTTTTTGCTTACCCAAATTTAA
- the thrB gene encoding homoserine kinase, producing MIKIYAPASIGNVGVGFDILGAAITPIDGTLLGDCVSIKSSNTFQLNCYGNFSTHLPSDITKHITWKAWNWFNKKTNKKKPISITLEKNMPIGSGLGSSASSIVASVLAFNYFYKTKLTTIELIKLMGTLEGSISGGIHYDNVAPCYLGGLQLITNDIQYPIQKLPVFKNWLWIIAWPGITVSTSSARNILPLHYSQEECVQNSRNLSTFIHALYTQKSELAIRFMKDTIAEPYRILLIKKFLYIKKTIKKLGALTCNISGSGPTLFSICLNISIANKVKNWLEKNYIKNNQGFVHICKIDQLGARKIRI from the coding sequence ATGATAAAAATTTATGCTCCTGCTTCCATTGGAAATGTTGGTGTTGGTTTTGATATTTTAGGAGCAGCTATTACGCCAATAGATGGTACTTTATTAGGTGATTGTGTATCAATAAAATCATCAAATACCTTTCAATTAAACTGTTATGGAAATTTCTCTACTCATTTACCTAGTGATATAACAAAACATATCACCTGGAAAGCATGGAATTGGTTTAATAAAAAAACTAATAAAAAAAAACCAATATCAATTACATTAGAAAAAAATATGCCTATTGGATCTGGATTAGGATCTAGCGCGTCATCTATTGTTGCTAGTGTTCTAGCATTTAATTACTTTTATAAAACTAAACTGACAACAATTGAATTAATAAAATTAATGGGTACATTAGAAGGTAGTATTTCTGGAGGTATTCATTATGATAATGTAGCTCCATGTTATTTAGGAGGATTACAATTAATTACAAATGATATCCAATATCCCATACAAAAACTTCCTGTATTTAAGAATTGGTTATGGATTATTGCATGGCCTGGAATTACAGTATCTACTTCTTCTGCTAGAAATATTCTACCACTACATTATAGTCAAGAAGAATGCGTTCAAAACAGTCGAAATTTATCAACTTTTATACATGCATTATATACACAAAAATCCGAATTAGCTATTCGATTTATGAAAGATACTATTGCCGAACCATATCGAATATTATTAATAAAAAAATTTTTATATATAAAAAAAACTATAAAAAAATTAGGAGCATTAACATGTAATATTTCAGGTTCCGGTCCTACATTATTTTCAATATGTTTAAATATTTCTATTGCAAATAAAGTGAAAAATTGGCTAGAAAAAAATTATATTAAAAACAATCAAGGATTCGTTCATATCTGCAAAATTGATCAATTAGGTGCTAGAAAAATAAGGATATAA